The Sinomicrobium kalidii region ACTGAAAACCCGGTCTATATACCCTTTCAGAATGGCGGGAAGGCCCGTCCACCAGATAGGATGAATAAAAGTAATACAATCGGCCCAGGTAATGTGCTCTTGTTCCTGCCGTACATCTTCCGCAACCATTCCGTTCCGTTGCCCTTTCAAATCCTCCGGGGAAAGTATCGGATTGAACGAAATACGGTATAAATCCCTTACTTTGACATGGTGTCCGTCATTTAACAAATGTTCTTCAAGCTTCTGTTTTAACCGGGCGTTCACACTTTCGGGGTTCGGGTGTGCGTAAATAATTAAATGTTTCATGATTTCCGTTTTTAATTCTACGGGGTAAAAGTAGTATCCCCCCTGCTTCTGAAATTGTATAAAAACGAAAACTAACTTACAGGGTTACAGATCTCTTTCTGGAATTTCAGGTATTTTGTCGGACTAAGGTTAAGATAATGCCTGAAGTCATGAATCAGCTGACTTTGGTCATAATACCCGCATTCGTGGATAATATCCGGCCAATCTACTGCAGAAGCGTTTGCCGTATGTTGCTGTATCATTTCAATGGCCTTCAGAAAACGGCGATAACGCCCAATTTCCCTTGCCGAATAGCCCATGCGTTTTTTATGCTGTAATTGTATGTTCCTCGGGCTCTGTCCGGTGGCTGATGCCACTGTTTTTACAATGTCAAGGTTATCGTGGTCAAAGTTCGCCAGGCGATGGCCTACGATGTTCCTGTCTTTTAAATAGGGGCTGCAAAACTCAAGGATAAAACGTACACGTTGTTCATTGTCAGTCAGCTCATCCAGTTTTTTCCACAAACCGGAAAAACAATTCTCCCCGGTCAATTCATCCGGGTCGGGCATCAGGTTTTCATCAATCATCGCTCTTCCGAAAAAACGATAGAAGGCATCATCCTTAAAATTGACGACCAGTATTTCAGCTCCCGGCGACAATGTATAATCAAAAGCCTTTTTTACAGGTCCCAGTACAAGGCATTTCCCCACTTCCGTTTCCTGCTCTCCGGACTGCAGCAATACTTTTCCGCCGAAATTAAAAACAAGTATGGTCTGATAAGAAGGCAACAGACTTTTTTGCACTGAGCTGCCGGAAGCATTTCCCGCGAAATAAAAATGGGTAAAGGCCTCCTCAAATTCAGGAGGTACTGCTATACGATATGCTATATATGTTCCGCGGTCCGACACTTTTTTAATGCAAAATAAAAATTTTATCGCAACTCCGGGCGATATGTAAATTCATATTCCAAAAAAAATCCCGTACAGTAAAGCACGAGATTTTTTGTGTTTCAACATAAGGAAGGCTTACAGAGCTCCCCATTCCTTTAATGCATCCTTATTCATTTTCACATAGTCAGAATTTCCGGCTTTTTCGGCAGCGGTCAAAGATTTTTTGGCAGCTTCGATAGCCCCTTTTTTGTCCCCTGCCTTGTGATAGATCAGCGACTTCTGCCGCAACATCCAGAAGGGCACTTCTTCCTGCATTCCCGCAGCTTTGTCTATCCATTCCCTGGCTTTATCGATATCTTTGTCTTCCTCAAGGTAATATACGGCCGCAGAATAATAGTCGCGCGCAGAAGGACCATTCAGGGCACCTTCTATACTTGCCATAGCCTTTTCTTCGGTAGGCACTTCGATCTTCAGACCTGCATACGTTCGTTCCCAAAGGATATCGAGCATGGCAGAATCATTGGTAATATCACCGAACAACATGGTAAAAGACTCAATGTCAAACGGCATGCTTTCCGCCGAAACCGTGGTTTTCAGGGCCACCTTGCTGTCGTCCCATTTTTGGGGATTGCCCCAGTTATTGGCATCCGTATAAAAAATAACTTCCCAGGAAGATGCATTGGGAATCGTATAAATGGCATAAGTCCCTTTTTTCAGTTCCTTTCCACCTATGGTAACGTCATCACTGAATGTAATTTTCGTATTCTCATTAGCTCCTGTACGCCAAACCTCCCCGTAAGGTACCAGGTCACCGAAAATGGTCCGGCCTCGCATGGCTGGACGGGAATATTCCAGGGTAATATCAGTCAGTCCCACCCGCTGCTCTATCTTTGCCGAAGGGCTTGGTGCGGGCGTTTGTACCTGTGCGGAGGCCGTAAATGAGGCCAAAACAAGACCGCACAACGCTAAAATGTGTTTTTTCATGGTAGTTGTCATTCAATTAGTTATTATTCGATTATGTTTTCGCAATAAAGATAATGAAGAAATATCACTTAAAAAGGTCTGATTTTATTTTTACCGTAATCTTTCCTCCTTCGTTTTCACATGTCGGAAAATCTTCTCCCCGATTCGGAAATACCTGATTCATTTCGTAATTTGGGAAGCCTAACTCAAATAAACCAATCATTTATGAAAACACATGCTGCTTTTCTCGCACTGCTTCTGTGCGTTGTTTTTCCCGTTTCTGCCCAAAACGGGATGAATGCTAACAAAAAGGCTGTTATCAATTCCGTGGAAAATCATTCGGACAAACTCATTGAGATCAGCGACAAGATATGGGCACATGCCGAAACGGCTTTCCGGGAAACAGCATCATCCAAACTTCTGGCGGATTACGCTGAAGCCAACGGTTTTACCGTAGAAAGAGGTGTAGCCGAAATGCCGACCGCCTTTGTTGCTACTTACGGATCGGGAAGCCCGGTAATTGGTATCCTGGGGGAATTTGATGCCCTTCCCGGAATTTCCCAAAAGGCACAACCCGTCAAAGCACCTCTGGAAGAGGGAAAACCGGGCCACGGATGCGGGCATAACCTTTTTGGCACCGGAAGCCTGGGCGCTGCAATAGCCGTAAAAGAACTGATAAAATCCGGGAAGCTCAAAGGAACGATCAAATTTTACGGCACACCTGCCGAAGAAAAATATTTCGGGAAATTATGGATGGCCCGTGAAGGCCTCTTTGATAACCTGGATGTCTGCCTGGACTGGCACCCTTCCGCAGAAACCGTGGCCGACGTCCAGAGTTCCCTGGCCCTCGTGGACTTTACCGTGGAATTTTTCGGGGAGGCTGCCCATGCTTCAGCCGATCCCTGGAACGGTAAAAGTGCTTCCGACGGCCTGGAACTGTACACCACAGGAATGAATTTTCTCCGGGAACATATCAAACCGACGGTACGGATACATTACCACATCCAGGATGGCGGACAGGTGGTTAACGTGGTACCGGAATACGCCAGGGTATGGACCCGGGTACGGGATACCAAAAGGGAAGGCATGCTCGAAGTCTACGAAAGGGTGAAAAAGATCGCAGAAGGTGCAGCAATGATGGCCGGGGTGGATTATAAGATCTCACTGGTTTCCGGACTTCATGAAGTGCTGGTCAACCGGGCCGGAGGAACCATCATGCAAAAAAACCTGGAACTGCTGGGTCCCATTACCTATACCAAAGAAGAAATTAACTTTGCCAAAAAGATCCAGGAAGCTACCGGTAAACCACAGATAGGCATGGACAGTGAAATACGTCCTCTGGAAGAAACCAAAGAACACCCCGGCGGCGGATCGACCGACGTGGGCGACGTAAGCTGGGTAGTCCCTGAAATAAGACTGGGGGTAACCACCGCCCCCAAAGATACGCCCTGGCACTCGTGGGCCGTAGTGGCCTGCGGCGGAATGTCCATCGGGCACAAGGGAATGACCTACGCCGCCAAAGCCATGGGTATGACCATCGTTGATCTTCTGGAGGCCCCTCAAAAAGTAGAAGCTGTAAAGGAGGAATTCAGGGAACGCAAGGGAAATGCAGAATACGAGGCCATACTACCGGACGGCCCGCCCCCGATAGATGGTGAATAATTCTTAAACATCAATATTACGGATACGGAAAAATCATTTTGTCATTTATGATACTCTTAATTCACCCGGTTATTCCGGGTGATTTTTTTGCCGTATCTTTGATATGGAAAACTACCTGTTCCGGATTCATATGGATACCATAGAAAAAAACAAGAAAATTATTCTTTTTGACGGCGTGTGCAACCTGTGCAACGCTTCCGTACAATTTGTCATCAAGAGGGATAAAAAAGATGTTTTTCGCTTTGCCGCCCTGCAAAGTGAACAGGGGCAGCAGTTGCTGGTCGAAAGAAACATTGACCCGGACGAAACCGACTCCATTGTTCTCATCGAACCCGGTGTGGCCTACTACACCAGGTCCCGGGCCGCTATCGAGATCGCTTCGGAACTGGGCGGCGGGTGGCGGTTGTTGCGTATATTTGAATATATCCTTCCCACATCACTCAGGGATAGTCTTTATAATTTCATCGCCAGAAACCGCTATAAATGGTTTGGCAGAAAAGATCAGTGCATGATCCCCACTCCTGAGCTAAAAGCCAAGTTCCTCGGGTAACCGGAAAATATTTTCGAGCACATTTTTTTAATTTATATCTTTAAGGCAAAAACCAGCCATTACCAATGCTATACCGGAAAATAAACA contains the following coding sequences:
- a CDS encoding helix-turn-helix domain-containing protein: MSDRGTYIAYRIAVPPEFEEAFTHFYFAGNASGSSVQKSLLPSYQTILVFNFGGKVLLQSGEQETEVGKCLVLGPVKKAFDYTLSPGAEILVVNFKDDAFYRFFGRAMIDENLMPDPDELTGENCFSGLWKKLDELTDNEQRVRFILEFCSPYLKDRNIVGHRLANFDHDNLDIVKTVASATGQSPRNIQLQHKKRMGYSAREIGRYRRFLKAIEMIQQHTANASAVDWPDIIHECGYYDQSQLIHDFRHYLNLSPTKYLKFQKEICNPVS
- a CDS encoding DUF2911 domain-containing protein, which produces MKKHILALCGLVLASFTASAQVQTPAPSPSAKIEQRVGLTDITLEYSRPAMRGRTIFGDLVPYGEVWRTGANENTKITFSDDVTIGGKELKKGTYAIYTIPNASSWEVIFYTDANNWGNPQKWDDSKVALKTTVSAESMPFDIESFTMLFGDITNDSAMLDILWERTYAGLKIEVPTEEKAMASIEGALNGPSARDYYSAAVYYLEEDKDIDKAREWIDKAAGMQEEVPFWMLRQKSLIYHKAGDKKGAIEAAKKSLTAAEKAGNSDYVKMNKDALKEWGAL
- a CDS encoding NAD(P)H-dependent oxidoreductase, whose translation is MKHLIIYAHPNPESVNARLKQKLEEHLLNDGHHVKVRDLYRISFNPILSPEDLKGQRNGMVAEDVRQEQEHITWADCITFIHPIWWTGLPAILKGYIDRVFSYGFAYSYARGKQEGLLTGKKAVVVNTQGKSAEEYRETGMDEALSLTSDQGIYAYCGLEVMKHFYLDKADRATSKTIERWTGEMLELYNSGLHLHKSETTIYL
- a CDS encoding thiol-disulfide oxidoreductase DCC family protein, producing MENYLFRIHMDTIEKNKKIILFDGVCNLCNASVQFVIKRDKKDVFRFAALQSEQGQQLLVERNIDPDETDSIVLIEPGVAYYTRSRAAIEIASELGGGWRLLRIFEYILPTSLRDSLYNFIARNRYKWFGRKDQCMIPTPELKAKFLG
- a CDS encoding amidohydrolase — encoded protein: MKTHAAFLALLLCVVFPVSAQNGMNANKKAVINSVENHSDKLIEISDKIWAHAETAFRETASSKLLADYAEANGFTVERGVAEMPTAFVATYGSGSPVIGILGEFDALPGISQKAQPVKAPLEEGKPGHGCGHNLFGTGSLGAAIAVKELIKSGKLKGTIKFYGTPAEEKYFGKLWMAREGLFDNLDVCLDWHPSAETVADVQSSLALVDFTVEFFGEAAHASADPWNGKSASDGLELYTTGMNFLREHIKPTVRIHYHIQDGGQVVNVVPEYARVWTRVRDTKREGMLEVYERVKKIAEGAAMMAGVDYKISLVSGLHEVLVNRAGGTIMQKNLELLGPITYTKEEINFAKKIQEATGKPQIGMDSEIRPLEETKEHPGGGSTDVGDVSWVVPEIRLGVTTAPKDTPWHSWAVVACGGMSIGHKGMTYAAKAMGMTIVDLLEAPQKVEAVKEEFRERKGNAEYEAILPDGPPPIDGE